Proteins co-encoded in one Medicago truncatula cultivar Jemalong A17 chromosome 8, MtrunA17r5.0-ANR, whole genome shotgun sequence genomic window:
- the LOC25501882 gene encoding EPIDERMAL PATTERNING FACTOR-like protein 1, whose translation MASLNSYHYSTTTLLIIVLLLHHLLPLVSCFNKLQPSIPPRELLFEEKNRLGSMPPSCHSKCNECHPCMAVQVPSLPRQDSVPSKVASMKKWLSPSLQLGNSRYSNYKPLGWKCHCGDHFFNP comes from the exons ATGGCTTCTCTTAACTCATATCATTACTCAACAACCACCTTGCTTATCATAGTTCTTCTTCTCCATCATTTGCTTCCTCTAGTTTCTTGCTTCAATAAGCTGCAGCCTTCAATTCCTCCTCGG GAGTTGTTATTTGAAGAGAAAAACAGGTTAGGTTCAATGCCACCAAGTTGTCACAGCAAGTGCAATGAGTGTCATCCATGCATGGCAGTTCAGGTGCCATCTTTGCCAAGACAAGATTCTGTCCCTTCCAAGGTTGCTTCCATGAAAAAATGGCTTAGCCCATCTTTACAATTAGGTAACAGCAGGTACTCAAATTACAAGCCATTAGGGTGGAAATGTCATTGTGGTGACCACTTCTTCAACCCTTAA
- the LOC25501883 gene encoding uncharacterized protein: MESEAKHVIKQKKNIDVLDILGETLTIYFKNINFIIFTLLTSLPFFFLMVYFETLFQQTLVQTPKIILPLPFHERNQLRFYSVIDIYNGPSFSKDYLPLLIQLGFIYTIPLHFLEFCSKVLTMDLASKLIINSEENPKMSLKHMFQNSIDVSTMKGTFITSLYTLALSNCLLIAFPWTVSNCFIFTRWCYIIFGSICFIAVGKLLMIYLECSAIWNMSIVVSVLEGIYGTGALKGSYYFSSGNHKRGLVMMLVFFVFGGVLRLMCIYFECYKGGSGIFIQIGILT, encoded by the coding sequence ATGGAGAGTGAAGCCAAACATGTTATTAAGCAGAAGAAGAACATTGATGTCTTAGATATCCTGGGTGAAACTCTAACCATCTATTTCAAAAACAtaaacttcatcatcttcactTTACTCACTTcacttcctttcttttttctcatgGTTTACTTCGAAACATTGTTCCAACAAACTCTTGTTCAAACTCCAAAAATCATCTTACCTTTACCTTTCCATGAAAGAAATCAACTTCGTTTCTATTCAGTTATTGATATTTATAATGGCCCAAGTTTTAGCAAAGACTATCTACCTCTTTTGATTCAACTTGGATTTATTTACACTATCCCTCTTCATTTCCTAGAATTCTGTTCTAAAGTATTAACTATGGATTTAGCTTCAAAGCTTATAATAAATTCAGAAGAAAACCCCAAAATGAGTCTCAAACACATGtttcaaaattcaattgatGTGTCAACCATGAAAGGAACATTTATCACTTCTTTGTATACACTTGCATTATCAAATTGTCTTCTTATTGCATTTCCATGGACCGTGAgcaattgtttcatttttactAGATGGTGCTACATAATTTTTGGATCAATTTGTTTTATAGCTGTTGGAAAATTGTTGATGATATATTTGGAATGTAGTGCTATATGGAATATGAGTATTGTGGTATCAGTGTTGGAGGGTATTTATGGTACTGGAGCGTTAAAAGGATCTTATTATTTCAGCAGTGGTAATCATAAGAGAGGACTTGTTATGATgcttgttttctttgtttttggtgGTGTTTTGAGGTTAATGTGTATCTACTTTGAATGCTATAAAGGAGGGAGTGGAATTTTTATACAAATTGGGATCCTTACTTGA